Proteins from a single region of Candidatus Palauibacter soopunensis:
- a CDS encoding DNA-3-methyladenine glycosylase encodes MDADFLSRPAVEVARALLGCTVYSDCAGQRTAGRIVETEAYTGPEDDACHAAERIGRTARNAPLFGPPGTAYIHRNYGIHWLLNVVTGPQDFPAGVLLRAIEPTEGLDVMRRRRGRAELTNGPARLAQALGVGPEMQGHRLDHPPLSLHWGESVPEAAVQVTTRIGISRAADEPLRFYDRRSRWVSRR; translated from the coding sequence ATCGACGCCGACTTTCTCTCTCGCCCCGCCGTCGAGGTGGCCCGGGCGCTGCTCGGCTGCACGGTGTACTCCGACTGCGCCGGCCAGCGGACGGCCGGCCGGATCGTCGAGACGGAAGCCTACACCGGGCCCGAGGACGACGCCTGCCACGCGGCGGAGCGGATCGGCCGCACCGCGCGGAACGCGCCGCTGTTCGGACCTCCGGGCACCGCGTACATCCACCGCAACTACGGCATCCACTGGCTCCTGAACGTCGTCACGGGACCGCAGGACTTCCCGGCCGGCGTCCTCCTGCGAGCCATCGAGCCGACCGAAGGTCTCGATGTCATGCGCCGCCGCCGCGGTCGCGCCGAACTCACCAACGGCCCGGCGCGGCTCGCCCAGGCGCTCGGAGTCGGCCCCGAAATGCAGGGGCACCGGCTCGACCATCCTCCGCTCTCCCTGCATTGGGGAGAGTCGGTCCCGGAGGCCGCCGTGCAGGTCACGACGCGGATCGGGATCTCGCGTGCGGCGGACGAACCCCTCAGGTTTTACGATCGACGGAGCCGCTGGGTCTCGAGGCGCTGA
- a CDS encoding Na+/H+ antiporter NhaC family protein: MAEIALQEVGTYGFASLLPPLLAIGLAIYTRQVFLSLAAGIWLGHTILSGWNPAAGAAGAIDGAIGVLGDAGNARVIVFTFLIGALIATVEANGGMRGFVRWVEEARWVTNARRAQIMAWLIGIVVFIESNLTILVAGSVSRPLFDRFRISREKLAYIVDSTSAPVCILIPFNAWGALVLGILTEQGVANPLGVFLIAIPLNLYAVAALILAGLTAFRGWNWGPMKKAEARTRDGRLHWDHAVALADPEEIAPPPAEGVVLKPRNMLIPIAAMVVSMPVFMWVTGGGDIREGSGSTSVLWAVIVGLGLAWVLALAQRSLNLESLSRVGLKGAGALTGMAVVLWLALSLGDVTRSLGTGLYAAGIVGDGFPLMALLPLVFVVTGAIAFATGSSWGTFAIMLAVAIPLANALGLPPAPFVAAVLSGGIFGDHCSPISDTTIIASLASATDHIEHVRTQIPYALVAGGIATAGFAVVGALM; encoded by the coding sequence ATGGCCGAAATCGCCCTGCAGGAAGTCGGCACGTACGGCTTCGCTTCGCTTCTCCCCCCGTTGCTGGCCATTGGCCTCGCGATCTACACCCGCCAGGTCTTTCTCTCCCTCGCGGCCGGCATCTGGCTCGGACACACGATTCTCTCCGGCTGGAACCCGGCCGCGGGCGCCGCGGGCGCGATCGATGGCGCGATCGGCGTGCTCGGCGACGCGGGCAACGCGCGGGTCATCGTCTTCACCTTCCTCATCGGCGCCCTCATCGCCACGGTGGAGGCGAATGGCGGAATGCGGGGCTTCGTGCGCTGGGTCGAGGAGGCCCGCTGGGTGACGAACGCCCGGCGCGCCCAGATCATGGCCTGGCTGATCGGGATCGTCGTCTTCATCGAATCGAATCTCACGATCCTCGTCGCGGGCTCGGTGTCGCGGCCCCTCTTCGACCGCTTCCGGATATCGCGGGAGAAGCTGGCCTACATCGTCGACTCGACCTCGGCCCCCGTCTGCATCCTGATCCCGTTCAACGCGTGGGGCGCGCTGGTCCTGGGGATCCTGACCGAGCAGGGCGTGGCCAACCCGCTCGGCGTCTTTCTCATCGCGATTCCGCTCAACCTCTATGCCGTCGCGGCCCTCATCCTCGCGGGCCTGACCGCCTTCCGGGGCTGGAACTGGGGCCCGATGAAGAAAGCCGAGGCGCGCACGCGGGACGGGCGTCTCCATTGGGACCACGCCGTGGCGCTCGCGGACCCGGAGGAGATCGCGCCGCCGCCGGCCGAGGGCGTCGTCCTCAAGCCTCGCAACATGCTCATCCCGATCGCGGCCATGGTCGTCTCCATGCCCGTGTTCATGTGGGTGACGGGTGGCGGCGACATCAGGGAAGGCTCCGGCTCGACGAGCGTGTTGTGGGCGGTCATCGTCGGGCTGGGGCTCGCCTGGGTCCTCGCCCTCGCGCAGCGCTCCCTCAATCTGGAGAGCCTGAGCCGGGTCGGACTGAAGGGGGCGGGGGCGCTCACCGGAATGGCGGTCGTGCTCTGGCTCGCGCTGTCGCTCGGCGACGTGACGAGGTCGCTGGGGACGGGTCTCTATGCGGCGGGCATCGTCGGAGACGGCTTCCCGCTCATGGCGCTGCTGCCGCTGGTGTTCGTCGTGACGGGCGCGATCGCCTTCGCCACCGGGAGCAGTTGGGGGACGTTCGCGATCATGCTCGCGGTGGCCATACCGCTCGCGAACGCTCTCGGCCTGCCGCCCGCGCCGTTCGTGGCAGCGGTGCTGTCGGGCGGCATCTTCGGTGACCACTGCAGCCCGATCAGCGATACGACGATCATCGCCTCACTCGCGTCCGCCACCGATCACATCGAACACGTCCGCACGCAGATTCCGTACGCGCTCGTCGCGGGAGGGATCGCGACCGCGGGCTTCGCGGTCGTCGGGGCGCTGATGTGA
- a CDS encoding NYN domain-containing protein, whose protein sequence is MNDTYMRAPHRRPSADMADAAALLIDFDNVTMGIRSNLGQELRNFLESDIIRGKVAVQRAYADWRRYPQYIVPLSESSIDLIFAPAYGSSKKNATDIRLAIDALELVFTRPEIGTFILLSGDSDFSSLVLKLKEYGKYVIGVGLQESTSDILVQNCDEYYSYNRLSGLTSADEIQTEKHDPWELTSRAVARMAERGDVMRSDRLKQVMLEMDPGFDEKTAGFSRFNRFLNEAAKRDRIVLQKRENGQYDVGLPSGATSAAAAGGDAVSSGGEAATARSRGRRGRRGGSGRSRASAPKASEERAPAKAGKPSAKTTAKRTDASAAVEGAYEALKRAVAELSRDGAPVRDSMAKRKLLQYDSTFDEGVFGFSKFSLFLRAAHDAGVVRMSRHEDGNHYLTVVDAPAAPARKAKSEPDGSTDEVGGRSPLSAAARAARKTLGRLRRGPATRSEAASQSKQAPLSKPAPRREATSPRESASPRKPAARSETAPPSKSAPRSKSAPPSKSAPRRAPSSRAASADTAGQRKKPPQQRKAEPSRSERGGKDPSGARGAKTAAKGRADRGRPDERRGRAAERGGQPKARQPRASEPSEKATPKREPAASAPKPEPKAGDSQPSGSETTPSRRTLGRYRSGSRGRTAAPGAAKKVGAPRIGPVADEEPAARATKEAAPRADVPARDRPAANKAGGADKSSRGTAKSAAKPAAKPAGGPIGHMVRNYAGVGKRTAEVLFDHFGDRVFEVIDSEPARLTEVLSEGRAKVVREARRAELEG, encoded by the coding sequence ATGAACGACACGTACATGCGGGCGCCTCACCGGCGCCCATCCGCCGATATGGCAGACGCCGCGGCGCTTCTCATCGATTTCGACAACGTGACCATGGGGATCCGGTCCAACCTGGGACAGGAACTCCGCAACTTCCTCGAATCGGACATCATCCGCGGCAAGGTGGCCGTCCAGCGAGCGTACGCGGACTGGCGACGCTATCCGCAGTACATCGTGCCGCTCTCCGAATCCTCCATCGATCTCATCTTCGCGCCCGCCTACGGGTCGTCGAAGAAGAACGCCACCGACATCCGGCTCGCGATCGACGCGCTCGAACTGGTGTTCACGCGCCCCGAGATCGGAACCTTCATCCTCCTCTCCGGGGACTCCGACTTTTCGAGCCTCGTGCTGAAACTGAAGGAGTACGGGAAGTATGTGATCGGCGTGGGACTCCAGGAATCCACCTCGGACATCCTCGTCCAGAACTGCGACGAGTACTACAGCTACAACCGGCTGTCCGGGCTCACGTCGGCCGACGAAATCCAGACGGAGAAGCACGACCCGTGGGAGTTGACGAGCAGGGCCGTCGCGCGCATGGCCGAGCGCGGCGATGTCATGCGGTCGGATCGCCTGAAGCAGGTGATGTTGGAGATGGACCCGGGCTTCGACGAGAAGACGGCCGGTTTCTCCCGATTCAATCGATTTCTGAATGAAGCGGCCAAGCGCGATCGAATCGTGCTGCAGAAGCGGGAAAACGGACAGTACGATGTCGGCCTGCCGTCCGGGGCGACGTCGGCGGCAGCGGCGGGCGGCGACGCGGTGTCCTCCGGGGGGGAGGCCGCGACGGCGAGGAGCCGCGGTCGGCGCGGCCGACGCGGAGGCTCCGGCCGCAGCCGCGCGTCCGCCCCGAAGGCTTCGGAAGAGCGCGCACCCGCGAAGGCCGGGAAACCGTCGGCGAAAACGACGGCGAAGAGGACGGACGCTTCGGCCGCCGTCGAAGGTGCCTACGAGGCGCTGAAGCGCGCGGTGGCCGAGCTCTCGCGGGACGGAGCCCCGGTCCGCGATTCCATGGCCAAGCGCAAGCTCCTGCAGTACGACAGCACCTTCGATGAAGGCGTCTTCGGCTTCAGCAAGTTCAGCCTGTTCCTGCGGGCGGCGCACGACGCGGGGGTCGTCCGGATGTCGCGGCATGAGGACGGCAATCACTATCTGACCGTGGTGGATGCACCGGCCGCACCCGCACGCAAGGCGAAGTCGGAGCCGGACGGGAGCACGGACGAAGTGGGTGGGCGGTCCCCCCTGTCCGCTGCGGCCAGGGCCGCGCGCAAGACGCTGGGCCGGCTCCGGCGCGGGCCGGCGACCCGCAGCGAGGCGGCGTCCCAGAGTAAGCAGGCACCCCTGAGCAAGCCGGCGCCCCGTCGCGAGGCGACGTCTCCGCGTGAGTCGGCGTCTCCGCGCAAGCCGGCAGCCCGCAGCGAAACAGCGCCCCCGAGCAAGTCGGCGCCTCGGAGCAAGTCGGCGCCCCCGAGCAAGTCGGCGCCCCGGCGGGCGCCATCGTCGCGGGCGGCGAGTGCGGACACGGCGGGTCAGCGGAAGAAGCCGCCTCAGCAGCGGAAGGCGGAGCCGTCTCGATCCGAACGCGGCGGGAAGGACCCATCCGGCGCTCGGGGCGCAAAGACAGCCGCGAAGGGCCGGGCGGATCGGGGTCGGCCCGATGAGCGGCGTGGCCGGGCCGCCGAGCGCGGCGGCCAGCCGAAGGCGCGGCAACCGCGCGCCTCGGAGCCGAGTGAGAAGGCGACGCCAAAGAGGGAGCCCGCGGCGTCGGCACCGAAGCCCGAGCCGAAAGCCGGAGACAGCCAGCCGAGCGGCAGCGAGACGACGCCTTCCCGGCGAACGCTGGGGCGCTATCGGTCGGGGTCCCGCGGGCGGACGGCCGCGCCGGGCGCGGCGAAGAAGGTGGGTGCGCCCCGCATCGGGCCGGTCGCCGATGAGGAACCCGCCGCGCGGGCCACGAAGGAAGCTGCGCCGCGCGCGGACGTTCCGGCTCGCGACAGGCCGGCGGCCAACAAGGCCGGAGGGGCCGACAAGTCGTCCCGCGGAACCGCGAAGTCGGCTGCGAAACCGGCCGCGAAGCCGGCCGGAGGACCCATCGGGCACATGGTCCGGAACTACGCGGGCGTCGGGAAGCGGACCGCGGAGGTGCTTTTCGATCACTTCGGCGACCGGGTGTTCGAGGTCATCGACTCCGAGCCGGCGCGCTTGACCGAAGTGCTCTCGGAAGGCCGGGCGAAGGTGGTTCGCGAAGCCCGGCGCGCAGAGCTGGAGGGCTGA